In Epinephelus lanceolatus isolate andai-2023 chromosome 13, ASM4190304v1, whole genome shotgun sequence, the following are encoded in one genomic region:
- the LOC117271164 gene encoding spartin-like, with translation MRFSRDGLGCINKGLTADEAGEKAQALELYKRGWQHLLRAISVSSQGEECVSSSWGSARQMQHKMQRTLNNITTCLAILETSSDLGSPPAYSPQAVDGHLSISYGTGAGKMSLVGKEFYIRTSNVNNQYIQGTFWLYIDVDDP, from the exons ATGCGTTTCAGCAGAG ATGGCTTGGGGTGCATCAATAAAGGACTCACAGCAGATGAAGCGGGAGAGAAGGCACAGGCTCTAGAGCTCTACAAGCGAGGGTGGCAGCACCTTCTCAGGGCCATCAGTGTGTCATCACAGGGAGAGGAGTGTGTCAGCAGCTCCTGGGGATCAGCCAGACAGATGCAGCACAAGATGCAGAGGACGCTGAACAACATTACCACTTGCCTGGCCATACTGGAGACCAGCTCAGACCTTGGATCT CCTCCAGCTTACTCTCCTCAGGCAGTTGATGGCCATCTGTCTATCTCATATGGGACAGGTGCAGGGAAAATGTCATTGGTTGGGAAGGAGTTTTACATTCGTACCTCA aacgtcaacaaccaatacaTCCAGGGTACCTTCTGGTTGTATATAGACGTGGACGATCCATGA